One genomic region from Sphingobacterium sp. UGAL515B_05 encodes:
- a CDS encoding acyltransferase, which yields MIKNAISHLIPYFLLYKKFCKSNIQVGYFDLLKYKLGLLRKNRYWPKHKNCLVANPGNVFVGINCIIGRPGNYIQGAGKVYIGDYVQLAPNVGILSSNHDLYDQRISNKESVVIGAYSWVGMNSVVLPGVELGTRTIVAAGSVVTKSFPEGFCVIGGVPAKVIKYLDKDKFVPWKDKYEFYGFIPKSEFEKSDFYLKNYK from the coding sequence ATGATTAAAAATGCTATAAGCCATCTTATCCCATATTTTCTTCTTTATAAGAAATTTTGCAAATCTAATATTCAGGTTGGATATTTCGATTTGCTTAAATATAAACTTGGTTTATTAAGAAAAAATCGTTACTGGCCAAAACATAAAAATTGTTTAGTAGCAAATCCTGGAAACGTTTTTGTTGGTATTAATTGTATAATTGGTCGACCTGGAAACTATATTCAAGGAGCAGGAAAGGTTTATATTGGAGATTATGTTCAATTAGCTCCTAATGTAGGAATTTTAAGTTCAAACCATGATTTATATGACCAAAGAATAAGTAATAAAGAATCTGTAGTAATAGGGGCATATAGTTGGGTCGGAATGAATAGTGTCGTCTTACCGGGGGTGGAATTGGGAACACGCACTATAGTCGCGGCTGGAAGTGTTGTCACAAAGAGTTTTCCTGAAGGGTTTTGTGTAATAGGAGGTGTTCCAGCAAAGGTAATTAAGTATTTAGATAAGGATAAATTCGTACCTTGGAAAGATAAATATGAGTTTTATGGATTTATTCCGAAAAGTGAATTTGAGAAATCAGATTTTTATTTAAAAAATTACAAATGA